The segment CACAACTACCGATGTGAATATATCTTATGTAGTACCTAATGCAGGCTGGAGCCCCAGCTACGACCTGCGGGTAGACGAACTGGGTGGCCCTGTAAAGCTGTATTACAAAGCCCATGTGTACCAGAACAGCGGAGTGGCATGGAACAAAATAAAACTCAGCCTGTCGACAGGTAACCCCAATGAAGGTGCGGAAGCTCCCGTACTTAACCCATGGTACCTGGCGTTTTATATGCCAAGGCCTATGGCTTATAAAAATAGTATAAAAGAAAGTGGTACAGCCGCAAAATATGGAGACGCTAATGGTGGCGTTAGTATTGGAGGCGGGCGTAGTGATGGGACATTATATATAGTGGATGGAGTACAGGTATATGGAGAAAGAGGTATTAATGTAGCACAGGGGACAATGAACCAATATACACAGGTAGACAACAGCGGCATCAATACTACCTTTGATATTGACCTGGCATATACTATCCCTTCAGACGGGCAACAGGTTAATGTGGCTGTAAAAACTGAAGAGATGCCGGCTACTTATCGCCACTTTACCGTACCTAAACTGGACCGTGACGCCTTCCTGCAGGCGCAGATAACCAACTGGGAAGATCTGAACCTGCTGCCGGCTCCCACTAATATTTTTTACGAAGGCACTTATGTAGGACAGGGCTTCTTAGATGTACGTAATGTAGAAGACACCATGAACCTGTCGCTGGGCAGGGACAAAAGGATAGTAGTTCGCCGCGAGTGTGACAAAGAGATGCGCACGGTAAAAACCATAGGCAGCAACGTAAAGAAAACCTACCTGTATAAAATAAGTGTACGCAACACCCGCAACAAACCGGTAGAAGTAACAGTGATGGACCAGTTGCCTATAAGCAACGATAAGGACATAGAAATAACAGACAGGAATTATAAAGATGCCGAGTACAACGAGACAACAGGAGCAGTAACGTGGAAACTACAACTGAAACCTAACGAGACCAGGGAACTGACTGTTGGCTATACTGTCAAATATCCCAAGGGACGGCAAGTGAATTTATAAGGGCTGACAACGCAATAAAAAACCCACTCTTATTGAGTGGGTTTTTTATCAAGCTTTTCAAACCTGAAATCTTTTATCAAAAATTTACTGTTGATCATTGATATCTTCACGTACAATTGATAATTGCCCGTAGAAGTAGTAA is part of the Chitinophagales bacterium genome and harbors:
- a CDS encoding DUF4139 domain-containing protein, whose product is MLLKKNVIALFVLLLSSHILWAQTKQKADIESATVFLTGAELTSKARVSLNAGETEILFTNVAGNVNQQSLTIGAGNGVVVQSATFQNNYLRDDNLSPHAQEIKDSIAYLEQQRSHTNNDMAGVNEQIAIINQNRQVSGANTGLSTAELVKMLDLVKARMSKLLDEKEGYAADIKKTDERLTKLRQQLQQEQQKGFQPGGQLLVKFYSTKATTTDVNISYVVPNAGWSPSYDLRVDELGGPVKLYYKAHVYQNSGVAWNKIKLSLSTGNPNEGAEAPVLNPWYLAFYMPRPMAYKNSIKESGTAAKYGDANGGVSIGGGRSDGTLYIVDGVQVYGERGINVAQGTMNQYTQVDNSGINTTFDIDLAYTIPSDGQQVNVAVKTEEMPATYRHFTVPKLDRDAFLQAQITNWEDLNLLPAPTNIFYEGTYVGQGFLDVRNVEDTMNLSLGRDKRIVVRRECDKEMRTVKTIGSNVKKTYLYKISVRNTRNKPVEVTVMDQLPISNDKDIEITDRNYKDAEYNETTGAVTWKLQLKPNETRELTVGYTVKYPKGRQVNL